A single genomic interval of Aythya fuligula isolate bAytFul2 chromosome 28, bAytFul2.pri, whole genome shotgun sequence harbors:
- the LOC116499542 gene encoding ETS translocation variant 3-like protein, with product MQCGCVPPPLPALPGSYWVPGLAFPDWAYKAESSPGSRQIQLWHFILELLQKEEFRHVIAWQQGEYGEFVIKDPDEVARLWGRRKCKPQMNYDKLSRALRYYYNKRILHKTKGKRFTYRFNFSKLIFVNCPLWDARCPALLAPPTLPTQLVQNVVLSRRALVEPLVWARGPRHPLHPEVLEKSRLGSASPPCLGGSCCHPEEFPPLAAFPHPLLPPPLRDWAPFPGHVLHPPRPPLPLLPPPPQLGTPNPGGLPKTEPFALGPHCPPPQKKPFPGLLGGSAVSGGPPHDPKLPLAP from the exons ATGCAGTGCGGCTGCGTgccccccccgctgcccgccctGCCCGGCTCCTACTGGGTACCAG GGCTGGCCTTCCCCGACTGGGCGTACAAGGCCGAGTCGAGCCCCGGCTCGCGGCAGATCCAGCTCTGGCACTTcatcctggagctgctgcagaaggaggaGTTCCGCCATGTCATCGCCTGGCAGCAGGGCGAGTACGGGGAGTTCGTCATCAAGGACCCCGACGAGGTGGCGCGGCTGTGGGGCCGGAGGAAATGCAAGCCCCAGATGAACTACGACAAGCTGAGCCGGGCCCTCAG GTACTACTACAACAAGCGCATCCTGCACAAGACCAAGGGCAAGCGCTTCACCTACAGGTTCAACTTCAGCAAACTCATCTTCGTCAACTGCCCGCTGTGGGACGCCCGCTGCCCGGCCCTGCTGGCGCCCCCCACCCTGCCCACCCAG CTGGTGCAGAACGTGGTGCTGAGCCGGAGGGCGCTGGTGGAGCCGTTGGTGTGGGCACGGGGTCCCCGGCACCCCCTGCACCCTGAGGTGCTGGAGAAGAGCC GGCTGGGCTCCGCGTCCCCCCCGTGCCTGgggggctcctgctgccaccccgAGGAGTTCCCCCCCTTGGCCGCTTTCCCCCacccgctgctgcccccccccctaCGAGACTGGGCCCCCTTCCCCGGCCACGTCCTgcaccccccccgcccccccctgccgctgctgcccccccccccccagctgggaACCCCCAACCCCGGGGGGCTCCCCAAAACCGAACCCTTCGCGTTGGGTccccactgcccccccccccaaaaaaaacccttccccGGGCTCCTCGGGGGCTCTGCCGTGAGCGGGGGCCCCCCCCAC GACCCCAAACTCCCTCTTGCCCCCTAA
- the ARHGEF11 gene encoding LOW QUALITY PROTEIN: rho guanine nucleotide exchange factor 11 (The sequence of the model RefSeq protein was modified relative to this genomic sequence to represent the inferred CDS: inserted 2 bases in 1 codon), whose product MSLGPPQGALDRLSSLSSLGDSSSERRSPGHRRQPSDSSETTGLVQRCVIIQKDQHGFGFTVSGDRIVLVQSVRPGGAAMRAGVQEGDRIVKVNGMMVTNSSHLEVVKLIKSGAYVALTLLGSPPPSVGLSNSQQDVSTPGAPRVAPACPPPPPPPPLPPPQRITGPKPLQDPEVQKHATQILRNMLRQEEAELQRFYEAYSRNPATVVEEQIEGARRRVSQLQLKILQETGGSMDSGRLCGDSGLAAFRAAEGRLSLDSQDGDSGLESGTERFPSVSEQMSLNRNSVLSDHGLDSPRTSPVITSRLYQHHHRRQGSDTPFAPTAEQGSERTGRPLIIGPEEDYDPGYFNNECDSLFQDLAKLKSRPAHLGVFLRYIFSQADPSPLLFYLCADVCQQAAAKDSRGLGKEIWNIFLERNAPLRVKVSEQLLAEIETRLRNGDDVRAALFEAQEMVMPEIQEQIQDYRTKRTMGLGSLYGENDLLDLDGDPQKERQVAEKQLAQLGDILSKYEEDRSSPMAFALSTYMNHTGIRSREPRVASASEKAQALPDKDKWLPFFPKAKKSSSTKKEKDAMEDKKRNPILKYIGKPKISSQSTFHVPLSPVEAVKPGNVRNIIQHFENNQHYESQEPGTQRLSTGSFPEDLLEADGSRAEVKLGRSESLKGREEMKKSRKAENVPRSRSDVDMDAAAEATRLHQSASSSASSLSTRSLENPTPPYTPKMGRRSIESPSLGFGVDPFLPHLLEDEQGQLSDLEPELDSQNWQHTVGREVLASLPQKEIDRQEVINELFATEGSHLRILRVLDLLFYQRMRKESLLSREELALLFPNLPDVIEIHNSLSESMKKLREEGPIIKEIGDLMLSRFDGLAKEEIQQVTADFCSYQSIALELIKTKQRKETRFQIFMQEAESNPQCRRLQLKDLIISEMQRLTKYPLLLENILKHTEAGTSEHDKLCRARDQCRDILKYVNEAVKQAENRHRLEGYQKRLDATSLERTSNPLAAEFKSLDLTSRRMIHEGPLTWRISKDKTVDLHVLLLEDLLVLLQKQDEKLVLKCHSKTALGSSDNKQSFSPVLKLNSVLIRSVATDKRALFIICTSELGPQIYELVALTSSEKNTWMEVLEEAVQSSTRNATFPPKRRTPEPTRATPSSLVLPDSDVSPILSRGSSSAAEAEESSSADDNPAELLGREKPPALPQEPHSSEVEEEEEGEEEPTGGXAGALPQPTPLSAEGLAEAALEDVENLRLLLLRRLLPGRDAEPEDDLTPTPSVSGGGQGWDSVLSSQDSASQEVLAEPPAPPQEPKSRASWGDTSETGPAPEEPGAYKVVRKARAQEGAPEATPSAGSSQSDPELQEGGGARVDGNYFYVSMPLGPPKPAPPPSPPRGSPFQDPPSCLSTSEPPPEPLGPPRDVDLIFRTIEQLTLKLNRLKGLERAHRELLRSLGHGPSPDATPGGVPGMGGWLQRPPSPEGGSPLTLRSLQGPSANTPGCRAPLAEDPSHTADL is encoded by the exons atGAGCCTGGGGCCGCCGCAAGGAGCCCTCGACAG GTTGAGCAGCCTGTCTTCCCTGGGCGATTCGTCTTCGGAGCGGAGGTCCCCCGGGCACCGCCGCCAGCCCTCTGACTCCTCCGAAACCACAG GCCTGGTCCAGCGCTGCGTCATCATCCAGAAGGACCAGCATGGCTTCGGCTTCACGGTCAGCGGCGACCGCATCGTCCTGGTGCAGTCCGTGCGGCCAG gaggagcagccaTGAGAGCCGGGGTGCAGGAGGGCGACCGCATTGTCAAG GTGAACGGCATGATGGTGACCAACAGCTCCCACCTCGAGGTGGTCAAGCTGATCAAGT CTGGTGCCTACGTCGCTCTGACCCTCCTGGGCTCCCCCCCGCCGTCGGTGGGGCTCTCCAACTCGCAGCAAGACGTCAGCACGCCGGGGGCTCCCCGCGTCGCCCCCGCTTGCCCCCCGCCACCTCCACCCCCTCCGCTCCCACCGCCGCAGCGCATCACCGGCCCCAAACCCCTGCAG GACCCCGAGGTGCAGAAGCACGCCACGCAGATTCTCCGCAACATGCtgcggcaggaggaggcagagctgcag CGCTTCTACGAGGCCTACAGCCGCAACCCCGCCACGGTGGTGGAGGAGCAGATCGAGGGGGCGCGCCGGCGGgtcagccagctgcagctcaaAATCCTCCAGGAGACCGGCGGCTCCATG GATTCGGGGCGGCTCTGCGGGGACTCCGGCTTGGCCgctttcagagcagcagaag GCCGCCTCTCGCTGGACTCTCAGGACGGTGACAGCGGCTTGGAGTCGGGCACGGAGCGGTTCCCCTCCGTCAGCGAG CAGATGTCCCTGAACCGCAACTCCGTCCTCTCCGACCATGGCCTGGACAGCCCCCGCACCTCCCCGGTCATCACCTCCCGCCTCTACCAGCACCACCACCGCCGCCAGGGCTCCGACACCCCCTTCGCCCCCACCGCCGAGCAG GGATCGGAGCGCACGGGACGACCCCTCATCATCGGGCCGGAGGAGGATTACGACCCGGGGTACTTCAACAACGAG TGCGACTCCCTCTTCCAGGACCTGGCCAAGCTGAAGTCGCGGCCGGCGCACTTGGGGGTCTTCCTGCGCTACATCTTCTCCCAGGCCGATCCCAGCCCCCTG CTCTTCTACTTATGCGCAGACGTGTGCCAGCAGGCGGCCGCGAAGGATTCCCGGGGCTTGGGAAAGGAAATCTGGAACATCTTCTTGGAGAGGAACGCG cctctccgAGTGAAAGTGTcggagcagctcctggctgagATCG AGACTCGCCTGCGGAACGGGGACGATGTCCGAGCCGCCCTCTTTGAGGCTCAGGAGATGGTGATGCCTGAGATCCAGGAGCAGATCCAGGACTACAG GACGAAGCGCACCATGGGCCTGGGGAGCCTGTACGGGGAGAACGACCTCCTCGACCTGGACGGGGACCCCCAGAAGGAGCGGCAAGTGGCCGAGAAGCAGCTGGCCCAGCTGGGTGACATCCT GTCCAAATATGAAGAGGACAGGAG CTCCCCCATGGCCTTTGCCCTCAGCACGTACATGAACCACACGGGCATCCGCAGCCGGGAGCCGCGCGTGGCCAGCGCCAGCGAGAAGGCGCAAGCCCTCCCGGACAAGGACAAGTGGCTGCCCTTCTTCCCCAAGGCCAAGAAG agcagcagcacgaAGAAGGAGAAGGATGCCATGGAAGACAAGAAGCGCAACCCCATCCTCAAGTACATCGGGAAGCCCAAAATCTCCTCCCAGAGCA catttCATGTCCCTTTGTCCCCTGTCGAAG CAGTCAAACCCGGCAATGTGAGGAACATTATCCAGCACTTTGAGAACAACCAGCATTACGAGAGCCAGGAGCCCGGCACGCAGCGCCTCTCCACCGGCAGCTTCCCCGAGGACCTGCTGGAGGCTGACGG CTCCCGCGCCGAGGTGAAGCTGGGCCGCTCGGAGAGCTTGAAAGGCCGCGAGGAGATGAAGAAATCTCGGAAAGCCGAAAACGTGCCCCGGTCCCGCAGCGACGTGGACATGGACGCCGCAGCCGAGGCCACCAGGCTTCACCAGTCGGCGTCGTCCTCCGCCTCCAGCCTGTCCACCAG GTCGCTGGAAAACCCCACGCCCCCCTACACGCCCAAGATGGGACGCAG GAGCATCGAGTCGCCCAGCCTGGGCTTCGGCGTCGACCCCTTCCTGCCTCACCTCCTGGAGGACGAGCAGGGCCAGCTCTCGGACCTGGAGCCCGAGCTGGACTCGCAGAACTGGCAGCACACGGTGGGCCGGGAGGTGCTGGCCAGCCTGCCGCAGAAGGAGATCGACCGGCAGGAGGTGATCAACG AGCTCTTTGCCACGGAAGGATCTCACCTCCGCATCCTGCGGGTCCTCGACCTCCTCTTCTACCAGCGGATGAGGAAGGAGAGCCTGCTGTCCCGCGAGGAGCTGGCGCTGCTCTTCCCCAACCTCCCCGACGTGATCGAAATCCACA ATTCTCTCTCCGAATCCATGAAGAAGCTCCGGGAAGAAGGACCAATCATCAAGGAAATCGGGGATCTCATGCTGTCTCGG TTTGACGGCCTGGCCAAGGAGGAAATCCAGCAGGTGACTGCGGACTTCTGCTCGTACCAGTCCATCGCCCTGGAGCTGATCAAAACCAAGCAGCGCAAGGAGACCCGCTTCCAGATCTTCATGCAG GAAGCAGAAAGCAACCCGCAGTGCCGGCGCCTGCAGCTGAAGGACTTGATCATCTCCGAAATGCAGCGCCTGACCAAGTAcccgctgctgctggagaacaTCCTCAAGCACACCGAGG CGGGCACCTCGGAGCACGACAAGCTGTGCCGAGCCCGGGACCAGTGCCGGGACATCCTCAAGTACGTGAACGAGGCCGTGAAGCAAGCGGAGAACCGGCACCGCCTGGAGGGCTACCAGAAACGCCTGGACGCCACCTCGCTGGAGAGGACCAGCAACCCCCTGGCTGCCGAGTTCAAG AGCCTGGACCTCACCTCCCGGCGCATGATCCACGAGGGGCCGCTCACCTGGCGCATCAGCAAGGACAAGACCGTGG ACCTGCACGTGCTGCTCCTCGAGgacctgctggtgctgctgcagaagcaggacGAGAAGCTGGTGCTCAAGTGCCACAGCAAGACGGCGCTGGGCTCCTCGGACAACAAGCAGAGCTTCAGCCCCGTCCTCAAGCTCAACTCGGTGCTCATCCGCTCCGTGGCCACAG ACAAGCGAGCCCTCTTCATCATCTGCACGTCGGAGCTGGGCCCCCAGATCTACGAGCTGGTGGCGCTGACGTCCTCCGAGAAAAACAC GTggatggaggtgctggaggaggcgGTGCAGAGCTCCACCAGGAACGCCACCTTCCCCCCCAAGCGCCGGACGCCCGAGCCCACCCGCGCGACCCCCTCCAG CCTGGTGTTGCCGGATTCCGACGTCTCCCCCATCCTGTCCCGAGGCTCCAGCTCCGCGGCGGAGGCGGAGGAGAGCTCCTCag cTGACGACAATCCCGCCGAGCTGCTGGGCCGGGAGAAGCCCCCGGCGCTCCCCCAGGAGCCGCACAGCAGCGAggtagaggaggaggaggaaggggaggaagagccCACGGGGGG GGCCGGAGCCCTCCCGCAGCCCACCCCGCTCTCAGCCGAGGGGCTGGCAGAGGCGGCCCTGGAGGACG TGGAGAACCTGCGGCTCCTGCTCCTGCGGAGGCTCCTGCCCGGCCGCGACGCCGAGCCCGAGGACGACCTGACCCCCACGCCGTCGGTCAGCGGGGGGGGCCAGGGCTGGGACTCGGTGCTCTCCAGCCAGGATTCGGCCTcccaggaggtgctggcagagcccccggcgcccccccAGGAGCCCAAATCCCGAGCCAGCTGGGGGGACACGAGCGAGACGGGTCCGGCACCGGAGGAACCCGGCGCCTACAAGGTGGTCCGGAAAG CCCGGGCTCAGGAGGGTGCCCCGGAGGCCACgccctctgcaggcagcagccaatCAGACCCcgagctgcaggaaggaggcGGAGCTCGTGTAGATG GCAACTACTTCTACGTCAGCATGCCCCTGGGACCCCCCAAGCCTGcgccgccccccagccccccccggggctcccccttCCAGGACCCCCCCTCCTGCCTCAGCACCTCCGagccccccccggagcccctcGGCCCCCCCCGCGACGTCGACCTCATCTTCCGCACCATCGAGCAGCTCACCCTGAAGCTCAACAGGCTGAAG ggcctGGAGCGAGCCCACCGGGAGCTGCTGCGCTCCCTGGGCCACGGCCCCTCGCCCGACGCCacccccgggggggtcccggggatGGGGGGGTGGCTCCAGcggccccccagccccgagggCGGCAGCCCCCTGACCCTACGGAGCCTGCAGGGCCCCAGCGCCAACACACCGG GCTGCCGAGCCCCCCTGGCCGAGGACCCCTCTCACACCGCCGACCTTTAG